The Pieris rapae chromosome 16, ilPieRapa1.1, whole genome shotgun sequence genome includes a region encoding these proteins:
- the LOC111002244 gene encoding U2 small nuclear ribonucleoprotein auxiliary factor 35 kDa subunit-related protein 2, with protein sequence MGRHKDWRKVAKRERRRKIRTKAARELDSCPSPSCSEYTTWLKEQELLERFELEQIEFHNKKENEKWIEAEIIAIEKYRRIQEEKEKQNQIQLENELKIKQELELEKQRKAKEAERLKEIEEENKKRQEQFMSNLEKFLSGDCSDPPQELLIYHETRPNTELCPFFIKTACCRFGDQCSRNHQYPGISKILLATNFYIHFGLENANYNEYDTDIMLEYEDSETLRDYREFFYDVLPEFQKLGEVVEFKVCNNYEKHLRGNTYIEYADLRSAVKAYRTLHARWYGGRQMSLQFCQIPSWKAAICGLQSRKRCPKGRACNFLHVFSNPEKFFRRNYSTERRRRTPPRSWRWSESPEREIIKRKRSRSKDRRDTKIRRKRRHSKRIRSDS encoded by the exons atgggcAG GCATAAAGATTGGAGAAAAGTTGCTAAACgtgaaagaagaagaaaaattcGGACCAAAGCTGCTAGGGAACTGg ACAGTTGTCCATCTCCCTCATGTAGTGAATATACAACATGGCTTAAAGAACAGGAATTGCTAGAAAGATTTGAACTAGAACAAATAGAATTTCACAATAAAAAGGAGAATGAAAAGTGGATTGAAGCTGAAATAATAGCAATAGAAAAATACAGAAGAATTCaggaagaaaaagaaaagcaaaatcaaatacaattagaaaatgaattaaaaattaaacaa GAATTAGAATTAGAAAAGCAACGTAAAGCTAAAGAAGCAGAGagattaaaagaaatagaagaAGAGAACAAAAAAAGACAAGAACAATTTATGTCTAATTTAGAAAAGTTTTTGAGTGGAGATTGTTCAGATCCACCACAAGAATTGCTTATATACCATGAAACAAGACCAAACACTGAATTATGCcctttctttattaaaacggCTTGCTGTCGTTTTGGTGACCAGTGTTCAAGAAACCACCAATATCCTGGAATTAGTAAa ATACTTTTAGCCACAAATTTCTATATTCATTTTGGCTTGGAGAATGCAAACTATAATGAATATGACACAGATATCATGTTGGAATATGAAGATAGCGAAACACTCAGGGATTATAGAGAATTCTTTTATGATGTTCTACCTGAATTTCAGAAGCTTGGCGAAGTTGTTGAATTTAAG GTTTGTAATAACTACGAGAAACACCTACGTGGTAATACCTACATAGAGTATGCAGACCTGCGAAGTGCTGTGAAAGCGTATCGCACGTTACACGCGCGATGGTATGGAGGAAGACAAATGTCATTACAATTCTGTCAAATACCATCTTGGAAAGCAGCTATATGTG GTCTACAGTCAAGGAAAAGATGTCCAAAAGGCCGTGCATGTAACTTTTTGCATGTATTTTCAAATCCAGAAAAGTTTTTTAGAAGGAATTATAGTACTGAGag AAGGCGAAGGACACCGCCACGTTCATGGCGATGGTCAGAATCACCCGAacgagaaataataaaaaggaagCGTTCAAGATCCAAAGATAGACGAGATACCAAAATTAGAAGAAAGCGGCGTCATTCAAAAAGAATCCGATCtgatagttaa
- the LOC111002234 gene encoding transcription termination factor, mitochondrial isoform X1, with the protein MAISAIYFNITKSNYAQLFKTTLCLAIPNVHATRTIISSTYILQKKLSINNTIGSTLDSVSTAKKNLISEMKFESESHAAPFCKLPIKSLLLIYKTTKQDQESGCCNNRLYYIASHLKCPPGMLSDRLAKRCFIYSLSFDWLEKSLKVLLDKGVSPDRILRDLWVLKYHHQTIEDRLKRIQDLGIDTLYPWMVRCSEDILNRYIEIYQETKSILGNGLSTKGYIANRLNTSIDTIDEIYAKVPAFTRIRVSKVKKFLDFLFEEGFTIEDILCKPRVLCASQKTVKERLEILRGLGLKDINLNVLCRSRKDFRKYYESLLTVTKDEKKQS; encoded by the exons ATGGCAATAtcagcaatatattttaatataaccaaATCCAATTATGCgcaattgtttaaaacaacaCTCTGCCTAGCTATTCCAAATGTTCATGCTACAAGGACAATTATATCTTCTACTTACATTCTACAGAAAAAACTTTCAATCAATAACACCATTGGCAGTACATTAGATTCAG tttctaCAGCTAAGAAAAACCTAATTTCTGAAATGAAATTTGAGTCTGAAAGTCATGCTGCACCCTTTTGTAAACTGCCAATTAAAAGTTtacttctaatatataaaacaactaaACAGGATCAGGAAAGTGGTTGTTGTAACAACAGGCTGTATTATATTGCTTCTCATTTGAAG TGCCCACCTGGTATGTTAAGTGATCGCCTTGCAAAaaggtgttttatttatagcttaTCTTTCGACTGGCtggaaaaatcattaaaagtttTGCTAG ATAAAGGAGTATCTCCAGATAGAATATTACGAGATTTGTGGGTGTTAAAATATCATCATCAAACTATAGAAGATAGATTGAAAAGAATACAAGATTTGGGTATTGACACCCTGTATCCATGGATGGTACGATGCTCTGAGGATATATTGAATAG GTATATAGAAATttaccaagaaaccaaaagCATTTTAGGTAATGGACTATCAACAAAGGGTTATATAGCTAACCGCTTAAATACTTCCATAGATACAATAGATGAAATATATGCTAAAGTGCCAGCATTTACAAGGATAAGAGTCAGCAAG GTAAAGAAATTTTTGGATTTTCTATTTGAAGAAGGATTCACAATTgaagatatattatgtaagccAAGAGTATTATGCGCCTCACAAAAAACAGTAAAAGAGAGATTAGAAATACTAAGGGGATTAGGACTAAAAGATATCAATCTCAATGTTCTATGTAGAAGTAGAAaagattttagaaaatattatgagaGTTTACTAACAGTAACCAAGGATGAAAAAAAGCAatcataa
- the LOC111002234 gene encoding transcription termination factor, mitochondrial isoform X2 → MAISAIYFNITKSNYAQLFKTTLCLAIPNVHATRTIISSTYILQKKLSINNTIGSTLDSAKKNLISEMKFESESHAAPFCKLPIKSLLLIYKTTKQDQESGCCNNRLYYIASHLKCPPGMLSDRLAKRCFIYSLSFDWLEKSLKVLLDKGVSPDRILRDLWVLKYHHQTIEDRLKRIQDLGIDTLYPWMVRCSEDILNRYIEIYQETKSILGNGLSTKGYIANRLNTSIDTIDEIYAKVPAFTRIRVSKVKKFLDFLFEEGFTIEDILCKPRVLCASQKTVKERLEILRGLGLKDINLNVLCRSRKDFRKYYESLLTVTKDEKKQS, encoded by the exons ATGGCAATAtcagcaatatattttaatataaccaaATCCAATTATGCgcaattgtttaaaacaacaCTCTGCCTAGCTATTCCAAATGTTCATGCTACAAGGACAATTATATCTTCTACTTACATTCTACAGAAAAAACTTTCAATCAATAACACCATTGGCAGTACATTAGATTCAG CTAAGAAAAACCTAATTTCTGAAATGAAATTTGAGTCTGAAAGTCATGCTGCACCCTTTTGTAAACTGCCAATTAAAAGTTtacttctaatatataaaacaactaaACAGGATCAGGAAAGTGGTTGTTGTAACAACAGGCTGTATTATATTGCTTCTCATTTGAAG TGCCCACCTGGTATGTTAAGTGATCGCCTTGCAAAaaggtgttttatttatagcttaTCTTTCGACTGGCtggaaaaatcattaaaagtttTGCTAG ATAAAGGAGTATCTCCAGATAGAATATTACGAGATTTGTGGGTGTTAAAATATCATCATCAAACTATAGAAGATAGATTGAAAAGAATACAAGATTTGGGTATTGACACCCTGTATCCATGGATGGTACGATGCTCTGAGGATATATTGAATAG GTATATAGAAATttaccaagaaaccaaaagCATTTTAGGTAATGGACTATCAACAAAGGGTTATATAGCTAACCGCTTAAATACTTCCATAGATACAATAGATGAAATATATGCTAAAGTGCCAGCATTTACAAGGATAAGAGTCAGCAAG GTAAAGAAATTTTTGGATTTTCTATTTGAAGAAGGATTCACAATTgaagatatattatgtaagccAAGAGTATTATGCGCCTCACAAAAAACAGTAAAAGAGAGATTAGAAATACTAAGGGGATTAGGACTAAAAGATATCAATCTCAATGTTCTATGTAGAAGTAGAAaagattttagaaaatattatgagaGTTTACTAACAGTAACCAAGGATGAAAAAAAGCAatcataa
- the LOC111002233 gene encoding dnaJ homolog subfamily A member 2 yields the protein MADNKLYEILGVSRNASDTEIKRNYHKLAKEFHPDVNPNAGDRFKEISYAYDVLSDSKKRQVYDKYGLKGLQEGGQGGAPQDDLFRHFFGDIFGMGGGRSRGRARGEDTIHTLKVSLEDMYVGKTAKLQLSKNVICGPCKGIGGKPGAVSSCSDCHGQGIKVSFQRIGPNMTRQLQSRCPTCQGQGETINDKDKCSKCKGKKVLNETKILEVHVEKGMRENQKIIFRGEGDQAPDVEPGDVIIVLQQKAHDVFQRNSDDLIIRRDISLTEALCGFEFVVKHLDGRDLLIRHAAGEVIKPGDLKGIKGEGMPQHKNPFEKGNLYIKFEVTFPENNFAAEEQLKQIETVLPPRPAFVMPTGEDVEEVNLMDYTPSERNRATREEAYASDDEEHMHSGPGVQCAHQ from the exons ATGGCTGATAATAAGTTGTACGAAATATTAGGTGTATCCAGGAATGCAAGTGACACAGAAATTAAACGA aaTTATCACAAGTTAGCGAAAGAATTTCACCCTGATGTTAACCCAAATGCTGGGGATCGTTTTAAAGAGATTAGTTACGCCTATGATGTATTATCTGACTCTAAAAAGCGACAAGTTTATGATAAGTATGGGTTGAAAGGGCTCCAAGAAGGTGGTCAAGGCGGTGCTCCTCAAGATGATCTATTTCGCCATTTCTTTGGTGATATTTTCGGAATGGGTGGTGGACGGAGTCGCGGAAGAGCGCGTGGTGAAGATACTATTCatacattgaaagtgtccTTGGAAGATATGTATGTAGGAAAAACGGCAAAATTGCAACTgagtaaaaatgttatttgtgGACCATGCAAAGGTATAGGTGGTAAACCTGGCGCAGTTTCTTCTTGTAGTGACTGCCATGGACAAGGGATAAAGGTATCCTTTCAACGGATTGGCCCTAACATGACTCGACAATTGCAAAGTCGCTGTCCTACTTGTCAAGGCCAAGGAGAAACAATAAATGACAAAGacaaatgctcaaaatgtAAAGGAAAgaaagttttaaatgaaactaaaattctTGAAGTACATGTTGAAAAAGGAATGCgtgaaaatcaaaaaataatctttcgTGGAGAAGGTGATCAGGCACCCGATGTAGAACCAGGAGATGTCATCATTGTACTTCAACAAAAAGCTCATGATGTTTTTCAAAGGAATAGTGATGACCTTATAATAAGACGTGATATTTCTTTGACTGAAGCACTATGTGGTTTTGAATTTGTTGTGAAACATCTAGATGGACGTGACCTTCTCATTAGACATGCAGCAGGGGAAGTAATTAAGCCAGGTGACTTGAAGGGAATTAAAGGTGAAGGAATGCCGCAGCATAAAAACCCCTTTGAAAAgggaaatttatatataaagtttgaaGTTACTTTCCCAGAAAACAACTTTGCAGCAGAAgagcaattaaaacaaatagaaactGTGCTTCCACCTCGTCCTGCTTTTGTTATGCCTACAGGTGAAGATGTTGAGGAAGTCAACCTAATGGATTACACTCCCAGTGAGAGGAATCGTGCTACTAGGGAGGAAGCATATGCTAGTGATGATGAAGAACACATGCATTCAGGGCCAGGAGTTCAGTGTGCTCATCAATAG